Proteins found in one Verrucomicrobiia bacterium genomic segment:
- a CDS encoding serine/threonine-protein kinase — MQSDVPPAQPTGNQPIPLEPGQLVGHGRYKLINMLAKGGSSKVWLAEDSRQSEKVALKFLPAELLNDAATFQMMQRETDKIRKFSHPNIVRIYDLHTSPVEPSFLAMEFIDGDNLHNLSGYQPHGIYTWEAIKHWVKQLCNALTYAHEQGVIHRDIKPSNLMIDAQGRLKLTDFDISKTAGDPKQHNHTGPITGTPGYMSPQQLSGHPPHVTDDIHALGATLYELLTGRRPFHSGDIHAQVFSTKPKPLNETLWDQGLTNNIPSDVSALIMACLAKDPSMRPASTKLVAQWLDLGTSNSASLVSDEQSPSTTFFTMARTEKIMSHLITGIAAIAVALLVLVVWLLAR, encoded by the coding sequence ATGCAGTCCGACGTACCGCCAGCCCAACCCACAGGGAACCAGCCAATACCGCTGGAGCCGGGACAGCTTGTGGGCCACGGTCGTTACAAGCTTATCAACATGCTGGCCAAAGGTGGCAGCAGCAAAGTGTGGCTGGCGGAAGATTCCCGACAAAGCGAAAAGGTCGCCCTGAAATTTCTTCCCGCTGAGCTGCTGAATGACGCAGCCACATTTCAGATGATGCAGCGGGAAACAGATAAGATCCGCAAATTCTCCCACCCAAATATCGTACGCATCTATGATCTGCATACGTCGCCCGTAGAACCCTCTTTCCTCGCGATGGAATTCATTGATGGCGACAATCTGCACAATCTGAGCGGGTACCAGCCTCATGGCATCTACACTTGGGAAGCTATCAAACACTGGGTGAAGCAATTGTGCAATGCGCTCACCTATGCGCATGAACAAGGCGTGATCCATCGAGATATCAAGCCGTCCAACCTCATGATCGATGCTCAAGGCCGGTTGAAACTGACTGACTTTGACATCTCAAAAACAGCAGGCGATCCCAAGCAGCACAATCACACGGGGCCGATCACCGGCACACCTGGTTACATGAGCCCACAACAACTGAGTGGCCATCCTCCGCATGTCACGGATGACATCCATGCATTGGGTGCCACGCTGTATGAACTACTAACCGGCCGCCGCCCCTTTCATTCCGGCGATATCCATGCGCAAGTGTTCAGCACCAAGCCAAAGCCATTGAACGAAACGCTGTGGGATCAGGGACTGACTAATAATATCCCATCAGACGTCAGCGCCTTGATCATGGCCTGTCTCGCGAAAGATCCCTCGATGAGACCAGCCAGCACCAAGCTCGTTGCTCAATGGCTTGATCTGGGCACGAGCAACTCTGCCAGCCTGGTTTCCGATGAACAATCACCCAGCACTACGTTTTTTACTATGGCGCGTACAGAAAAGATCATGTCTCACCTGATCACCGGTATCGCCGCCATAGCGGTTGCCTTGCTCGTGCTGGTGGTATGGTTGCTTGCACGCTGA
- a CDS encoding DUF1549 and DUF1553 domain-containing protein, producing MERKRIIAGLVAGSMLAMGGLFAAEIKPLGKGKSIDMEQGRKHWSYQPVQNPAPASVKNKRWLQTELDSFILAKLEKEGLKPSLPAEKRVLIRRAYFDLVGLPPTYEEVEAFVADKSPKAFEQLVDKLLSRPEYGQRWGRHWLDVARYADTIEQSVDGERRIPFAHTYRDYVIDAFNADKPFDQFIREQIAADRLPEKNKADLRALGFLTVGRQFRSNEDGPNLVIDDRIDTITRGFLGLTVSCARCHDHKFDPVPTADYYSLYGILGSVQEPMDLPELKRTGDAAALEKYEKERTRILKEYDAHVDTCMARANQHFRDLASEYLQYQVRISPNHRTTEGYVPMDTPKGLMHYQAWTRWQALLRQTAENKEPFFKLWHQLMILPREGFAEKAQEVLSEMGRHPRDYHVSVVAAFQGRKPQTMLQVAEMYGGIVQAAVKADTPEARYVTNIIFGAQSPVPPRDRQEMIKDIHRFLTEKELVNRGDGERGDGLRTQLAVLEATAPVERPMAVKATMQPLDPHILIRGEMKNVGTQVPRRFLQVLAKVDGRTYADDGRLQLAEAIASKENPLVARVIVNRVWQQHFGQGLVPTTDDFGVMGQEPSHPQLLDHLASWFMEHGWSVKALHRYILSSATWQQSSAGNERALLKDPGNKLLWRMSPRRLEFEPLRDSLLQVAGKLDTSIGGRGAALDEKNVRRAVYGHTDRFRIPALLRNFDVANPDTSIARRSETTVPLQALYLMNSGFARQQAEAVLKRPEMVKAASAEEKVKTAFRLVYSRQPTREELKLAQEYAGPIATDEAGNKRWVNLVQGLLIANEFVFVD from the coding sequence ATGGAGAGAAAGCGCATCATAGCCGGTCTGGTCGCGGGGAGTATGCTCGCGATGGGCGGGCTTTTCGCTGCCGAGATCAAGCCGCTGGGCAAGGGGAAGTCCATTGATATGGAGCAGGGGCGGAAGCATTGGTCGTATCAGCCAGTGCAGAATCCGGCACCCGCTTCGGTAAAGAACAAGCGGTGGTTGCAGACGGAGTTGGACAGTTTCATTTTGGCGAAGTTGGAAAAGGAAGGGTTGAAGCCAAGTCTGCCAGCGGAGAAGCGGGTGCTGATTCGGCGGGCATATTTTGATCTCGTCGGATTGCCGCCGACGTATGAGGAAGTGGAAGCGTTCGTGGCGGATAAGTCACCGAAGGCATTTGAGCAGTTGGTGGATAAGTTGCTGTCGCGGCCGGAGTATGGACAGCGCTGGGGGCGGCATTGGCTGGATGTGGCGCGATATGCGGACACGATCGAGCAATCGGTGGATGGTGAGCGGCGCATTCCCTTTGCGCATACGTATCGGGATTATGTCATCGATGCGTTCAATGCGGACAAGCCGTTCGATCAATTCATCCGCGAACAGATCGCGGCGGATCGGTTGCCGGAAAAGAACAAGGCGGACTTGCGCGCGTTGGGTTTTTTGACGGTGGGCCGGCAATTTCGCTCCAATGAGGATGGGCCGAATCTGGTGATTGATGATCGCATTGATACGATCACGCGCGGATTTCTGGGGCTGACGGTTTCGTGTGCGCGGTGTCACGATCACAAGTTCGATCCCGTGCCGACGGCGGATTATTACTCGCTCTACGGTATTCTCGGCAGTGTGCAGGAACCGATGGATCTGCCGGAGCTGAAGCGCACGGGGGATGCGGCGGCACTGGAGAAATACGAGAAAGAACGGACGCGTATTCTGAAAGAATACGATGCGCATGTAGATACATGCATGGCTCGAGCTAATCAGCATTTCCGCGATTTGGCCTCAGAATATTTGCAGTATCAGGTGCGCATTTCTCCCAATCATCGGACTACTGAAGGCTATGTACCGATGGATACGCCCAAGGGATTGATGCATTACCAGGCGTGGACGCGGTGGCAGGCTTTGTTAAGACAAACTGCAGAGAATAAAGAGCCGTTCTTCAAGTTATGGCATCAGTTGATGATATTGCCGCGAGAAGGTTTTGCTGAGAAAGCACAGGAAGTCTTGTCGGAAATGGGGAGGCATCCGCGGGATTATCACGTTTCGGTGGTGGCTGCTTTCCAAGGTCGCAAGCCGCAAACGATGCTGCAGGTGGCTGAGATGTATGGAGGCATCGTTCAAGCAGCGGTTAAAGCGGATACACCGGAGGCGCGTTATGTCACGAATATCATCTTTGGAGCGCAATCACCAGTGCCTCCCCGTGACCGACAGGAGATGATCAAGGATATCCACCGGTTTCTTACGGAGAAAGAACTGGTGAACCGGGGCGATGGCGAGCGCGGCGATGGCTTGCGCACGCAATTAGCGGTGCTGGAAGCGACGGCGCCTGTCGAACGCCCCATGGCGGTGAAGGCGACGATGCAGCCGTTGGATCCGCACATCCTCATACGGGGTGAGATGAAGAATGTAGGCACGCAGGTGCCGCGGCGTTTCCTCCAAGTGCTGGCGAAGGTGGATGGGCGCACATATGCGGATGACGGGCGGCTGCAACTAGCGGAAGCGATCGCGAGCAAAGAGAATCCGCTGGTAGCACGGGTGATCGTGAATCGCGTGTGGCAACAGCACTTCGGGCAGGGGTTGGTGCCGACGACGGATGACTTTGGCGTGATGGGACAGGAGCCATCGCATCCGCAGTTGCTGGATCACCTGGCGTCGTGGTTCATGGAGCATGGGTGGTCGGTGAAGGCGTTGCATCGCTACATCCTGAGTTCGGCGACGTGGCAGCAGAGCAGCGCCGGCAATGAGCGGGCGTTACTGAAAGATCCAGGTAACAAATTGCTCTGGCGCATGTCACCGAGACGATTGGAGTTCGAGCCGTTGCGGGATTCGCTCCTGCAAGTGGCGGGCAAGCTGGACACGAGCATAGGTGGACGTGGTGCGGCATTGGATGAAAAGAATGTGCGGCGTGCAGTCTATGGACACACGGACCGATTCCGCATTCCGGCATTGTTGCGTAATTTCGATGTGGCGAATCCGGATACATCCATCGCACGGCGGAGTGAGACGACGGTGCCGTTGCAGGCGCTCTACCTGATGAATAGCGGGTTTGCGAGGCAACAGGCGGAAGCGGTGTTGAAACGACCGGAGATGGTGAAAGCTGCCAGTGCGGAGGAGAAAGTGAAGACGGCATTTCGTCTGGTGTATTCACGTCAGCCGACTCGCGAGGAACTGAAACTGGCACAAGAGTATGCGGGGCCGATCGCGACGGATGAGGCGGGCAACAAGCGCTGGGTTAATCTGGTGCAGGGCCTGTTGATCGCGAACGAATTTGTTTTTGTGGATTGA
- a CDS encoding sugar-binding protein: protein MNSPKFFANALALACVLVLSACKPSQPAPQQGASPSASGGSAAPAAAGKKHKIAFVSNGVASFWTICEAGVKAAGKDLGVDSSMYMPAEGIGDQKRIIEDLLTRGIDGISISPIDADNQTEMISKAAEHTKVITADSDAPKANRLLYLGMDNYKAGRLCGALVKEALPKGGKIMIYIGRMEQDNAKRRRQGMIDEVLGRPENPNNFDAPDKVLTGNGFTILGTLTDQFDRAKGKANVEDTLARYPEIDGMVGLFAYNPPLMLEALDRAGKLGKVKVIAFDEADETLAGIQKGYVHGTVVQNPYMYGYKSVEVLKDILNGKTEVIPANKFIDIPARQIRKDNVDEFWADLKKKTGM, encoded by the coding sequence ATGAATTCACCGAAGTTTTTCGCGAACGCTTTGGCGTTGGCTTGTGTATTGGTCTTGAGCGCTTGCAAGCCGAGTCAACCGGCACCGCAGCAGGGCGCTTCTCCAAGTGCGAGTGGTGGTTCAGCGGCTCCGGCGGCTGCGGGAAAGAAGCATAAGATCGCGTTTGTGAGCAATGGGGTGGCGTCGTTCTGGACGATTTGCGAGGCGGGGGTGAAGGCGGCGGGGAAAGACTTGGGCGTGGACAGTTCCATGTATATGCCGGCGGAGGGCATCGGGGATCAGAAACGGATCATTGAAGATTTGCTGACGCGAGGCATTGATGGCATTTCGATCAGCCCGATCGATGCGGATAACCAGACGGAGATGATCAGCAAGGCGGCGGAGCATACGAAGGTCATCACGGCGGACTCGGATGCGCCGAAGGCGAATCGTCTGCTGTATCTGGGCATGGATAATTACAAGGCGGGTCGCTTGTGCGGTGCGCTGGTGAAAGAGGCGTTGCCGAAGGGTGGCAAGATCATGATCTACATCGGGCGCATGGAGCAGGACAACGCGAAGCGTCGTCGGCAAGGGATGATCGATGAGGTGCTGGGGCGCCCAGAGAATCCGAACAATTTCGATGCGCCGGACAAGGTGCTGACGGGAAATGGTTTCACGATTCTCGGCACGTTGACGGACCAGTTTGATCGCGCGAAGGGGAAGGCGAATGTGGAGGATACGTTGGCGCGTTATCCTGAGATCGACGGTATGGTGGGACTGTTCGCATACAATCCGCCTCTGATGCTGGAGGCGTTGGATCGTGCGGGTAAATTGGGCAAGGTGAAGGTGATCGCGTTTGATGAAGCGGATGAAACGCTGGCGGGTATCCAGAAGGGTTACGTGCACGGGACGGTGGTGCAGAATCCGTATATGTATGGCTACAAATCGGTGGAGGTGTTGAAGGATATCCTGAACGGCAAGACTGAGGTGATTCCGGCGAACAAGTTCATCGACATTCCGGCGCGGCAGATCCGGAAGGATAACGTGGATGAGTTTTGGGCGGATCTGAAGAAGAAGACGGGGATGTAA
- a CDS encoding macro domain-containing protein, which translates to MKVQVIDGDLLDQSVEVIVNAWNRNIIPWWLLLPQGVSGAIKKRGGYAPFKELGKMGAIPAGGAVVTGPGRLPFKAIIHVAGINMLWRSSDQIIRDCVVNAMKIAKEKGYKSVAFPLIGAGTGGFDQEAALRIMQESLSMCEFEGEVRIVKFKKV; encoded by the coding sequence ATGAAAGTGCAGGTCATAGATGGCGATTTGCTCGACCAGTCAGTCGAGGTAATCGTCAATGCGTGGAATCGGAATATCATCCCGTGGTGGTTGCTCCTGCCGCAGGGTGTTTCGGGGGCGATCAAGAAGCGGGGCGGTTATGCGCCGTTCAAAGAGTTGGGGAAGATGGGGGCGATACCGGCGGGTGGAGCGGTGGTGACGGGGCCGGGGCGGTTGCCGTTCAAGGCGATCATCCATGTGGCGGGGATCAATATGCTGTGGCGGTCCTCGGATCAGATCATCCGGGACTGCGTGGTGAATGCGATGAAGATCGCGAAGGAGAAGGGATACAAATCGGTGGCGTTTCCATTGATTGGCGCAGGGACGGGTGGGTTTGATCAAGAGGCGGCGTTGCGGATCATGCAGGAGAGTTTGAGTATGTGTGAGTTTGAGGGGGAAGTGAGGATTGTGAAATTTAAGAAGGTATGA
- a CDS encoding endonuclease/exonuclease/phosphatase family protein, producing the protein MKRYGLLFTLHFVILALAHRSQAADLRLATYNVENYIDHSTSGRDVKSVESKAKVRESIKALKADVIAVQEIGLESALLELRSSLKADGVDYPYWEHVKGFDTNIFVAVLSKYPFTAKRHHTNANYLLNGRRLQMSRGIAEVDIKVNHTYTFTLLTTHLKAKRAVSVADESDMREEEAKLLRGVIDERLKANPNANLVIMGDFNDTKDSKPIKNLMGRGRVKLTDTRPAERNGDTLPPEKPSYDPRNVAWTHFYGAEDSYSRIDYILLSPGMAREWNAKESYVLASPNWGLASDHRPLVITVTDEDR; encoded by the coding sequence ATGAAACGCTACGGGTTACTGTTCACGCTCCACTTCGTAATCCTGGCTCTGGCTCATCGCAGTCAAGCAGCCGATCTGCGCCTCGCCACCTACAATGTGGAAAATTACATCGACCATTCCACATCCGGTCGCGATGTGAAATCCGTCGAATCCAAAGCCAAGGTCCGTGAATCGATCAAAGCATTGAAGGCAGATGTCATCGCCGTGCAGGAGATCGGGCTTGAGTCGGCCTTGCTGGAACTCCGCTCGTCCCTGAAGGCTGATGGTGTAGACTATCCTTACTGGGAGCACGTGAAGGGTTTCGACACAAATATATTTGTGGCCGTGCTAAGCAAGTATCCCTTCACCGCCAAACGCCATCATACGAACGCAAATTACCTGCTGAACGGACGCCGCTTGCAGATGAGTCGTGGCATCGCGGAAGTGGATATCAAGGTGAACCACACCTACACATTCACCCTTCTCACCACGCATCTGAAAGCCAAACGCGCCGTTAGCGTGGCCGATGAATCTGACATGCGCGAAGAGGAAGCCAAACTATTGCGAGGTGTCATTGATGAACGGTTGAAGGCCAATCCCAATGCGAATCTGGTCATCATGGGAGACTTCAACGACACGAAGGATTCAAAGCCCATCAAGAACCTCATGGGACGAGGCAGAGTCAAACTCACTGATACACGCCCCGCAGAACGCAATGGAGACACTCTCCCACCAGAGAAACCTAGCTACGACCCGCGCAATGTCGCGTGGACACATTTTTACGGCGCTGAGGACAGCTATAGCCGTATCGACTACATCCTCCTCAGCCCCGGCATGGCGCGTGAATGGAATGCGAAAGAAAGTTACGTCCTCGCTTCGCCCAATTGGGGACTCGCCTCCGACCATCGACCTTTGGTCATCACCGTCACAGATGAAGACCGTTAG
- a CDS encoding DUF1501 domain-containing protein, with translation MKPNPLLKPEAFMTRREMLRRCGAGFGLVGLAAMWGRDLLAGEVATTAHPLAVKPSHFPAKAKYVIQILANGGPSQMDTFDPKPMLNKYHGQRLPLHFATERPTGAALGSPFKFKQYGQSGLEVSEIFSPLAEQHADKLCVIRSMHTDVPIHESSLRLMNCGASIMARPSIGAWVTYGLGTENQNLPGFVVLVPKGMPVAGADNWQSSFLPGTYQGTYIETQDKAPQDLIENLKNPFLSADEQRAQLSFVEQLNRKHQSVRNEAALEARIHSFEMAFRMQNAATDAFDIGREPQHIRTMYGETPQAKQMLVARRLVERGVRFVQVWHGTLQPWDSHNNIEGDHRKLANDCCQGITALLTDLEARGLLDETLVIWGGEFGRTPTVELTQDAALKPTAGRDHNNHGFTMWMAGGGAKGGVIHGATDDFGFGAVKDKVHVHDLQATVLHLLGMDHEKLVYRHSGRDFRLTDVHGHVVKELLA, from the coding sequence ATGAAGCCGAACCCATTATTGAAACCGGAGGCGTTCATGACGCGGCGCGAGATGTTGCGCCGGTGCGGTGCGGGTTTTGGCTTGGTGGGGTTGGCGGCGATGTGGGGGAGGGATTTGCTGGCGGGTGAAGTGGCGACTACGGCGCATCCGCTGGCGGTGAAGCCCTCGCATTTTCCGGCGAAGGCGAAGTATGTGATCCAGATCTTAGCGAATGGCGGGCCTTCGCAGATGGACACGTTCGATCCGAAGCCGATGCTGAACAAGTATCACGGGCAACGGCTACCGCTGCACTTTGCCACGGAACGACCGACGGGTGCGGCTTTGGGTTCGCCGTTCAAGTTCAAGCAGTATGGGCAGAGCGGTTTGGAGGTGAGCGAGATCTTTTCACCGCTAGCAGAGCAACATGCGGACAAGTTGTGCGTAATCCGCTCGATGCACACGGATGTGCCGATCCATGAGAGTTCATTGCGGTTGATGAATTGCGGCGCGAGCATCATGGCGCGGCCAAGTATCGGCGCATGGGTGACGTATGGATTGGGCACGGAGAATCAGAATCTGCCGGGCTTCGTGGTGCTAGTGCCGAAGGGGATGCCAGTTGCGGGCGCAGATAACTGGCAGTCATCGTTTTTGCCGGGAACGTATCAAGGGACTTACATCGAGACGCAGGACAAGGCACCGCAGGATCTCATCGAGAATCTCAAGAATCCGTTTCTTTCGGCAGACGAGCAAAGGGCGCAGTTGTCGTTCGTGGAGCAGTTGAATCGCAAGCATCAGAGTGTGCGGAATGAGGCGGCGCTGGAAGCGCGCATCCATTCGTTTGAGATGGCGTTCCGCATGCAGAATGCGGCGACGGATGCGTTCGATATCGGGCGTGAGCCGCAGCACATCCGCACGATGTATGGCGAGACGCCGCAGGCGAAGCAGATGCTGGTGGCGCGGCGATTGGTGGAGCGTGGCGTGCGTTTCGTGCAAGTGTGGCATGGCACGTTGCAGCCGTGGGACAGCCATAACAATATCGAGGGGGATCACCGGAAGCTGGCGAATGATTGTTGCCAAGGCATCACGGCGTTGCTGACGGATTTGGAGGCGCGCGGGTTACTGGATGAGACGCTGGTGATCTGGGGCGGAGAGTTTGGTCGCACACCGACTGTGGAGCTGACGCAGGATGCGGCGTTAAAGCCGACCGCTGGTCGCGATCATAATAATCATGGATTCACGATGTGGATGGCGGGTGGTGGTGCGAAGGGTGGAGTGATCCATGGTGCCACGGATGATTTCGGATTTGGTGCGGTGAAAGACAAGGTGCATGTGCATGACCTGCAGGCGACGGTGTTGCATCTGCTGGGGATGGATCATGAAAAACTGGTGTACCGACATTCGGGACGCGACTTCCGTTTGACGGATGTGCATGGGCATGTGGTGAAGGAGTTGCTGGCATGA